Proteins from a single region of Planctomycetota bacterium:
- a CDS encoding DUF1254 domain-containing protein: MSVGMMGRAVGVGQVYLEAAKDAHGRWLDGGKTYRLTVPKDVPVAQFWSVTVYDNETRCFVDTGVPPDRSSRDAIVTNSDGSVTITFGPAVPAGTPESNWIKPLPGKGWFSYFRLYGPTQAYFDRSWVLADIEVIE, encoded by the coding sequence GTGTCGGTCGGGATGATGGGCCGGGCGGTCGGGGTCGGCCAGGTCTACCTCGAGGCCGCGAAAGACGCTCACGGCCGCTGGCTCGATGGTGGCAAGACCTATCGCCTCACGGTTCCCAAGGACGTTCCCGTGGCGCAGTTTTGGTCGGTCACCGTGTACGACAACGAGACCCGGTGCTTCGTCGACACGGGTGTTCCACCGGATCGTTCGTCGCGCGATGCGATCGTCACCAACTCCGACGGCTCGGTGACCATCACGTTCGGCCCCGCGGTCCCCGCCGGCACGCCGGAGAGCAACTGGATCAAGCCCCTCCCGGGCAAAGGCTGGTTCAGCTACTTCCGCCTCTACGGCCCGACCCAGGCCTACTTCGACCGCTCCTGGGTGCTGGCAGACATCGAGGTGATCGAGTAG
- a CDS encoding APC family permease, which translates to MHVPDSPSPPLERSIGLWQATALNVANMVGIGPFITIPLFIAAMAGPQALVGWVVAAVLVLCDGLVWSELGAAIPGSGGSYHFLSRIFGGTRWGRLIPFLFIWQFAVSGTLEMASGYIGAIDYLAYIRPDLADWPIPGGPATLAAVAVLVMTAVLARPIGFLGPLSIVLAIGTLVTVSVVIVSGLFNFRPELITFPPDAFRLDGRFFTGLGGAMLIAIYDYLGYYNVCHLGDEVVEPGKTIPRAVVISIAVVATIYLCMNTVIIGVIPWQRAMASQNIAAEFMETIYGRPVAVAFTLLILWTVAACLFAIHLGYSRVLYAAARDGDFLPVFARVHPVHRYPWVALLGLGVLTAVFCYWPLPSVIDAAVTVRIAIQFIGQIIGLHLLRRQLPAEQMPFRMWLYPLPSLVALAGWLFVLGTSKVEAITLAAAVLASGVVVFFVRDQWRRR; encoded by the coding sequence ATGCACGTGCCCGACTCACCTTCCCCACCGCTCGAGCGGAGCATCGGCCTGTGGCAGGCGACGGCGCTCAACGTCGCCAACATGGTCGGGATCGGCCCGTTCATCACGATCCCGCTGTTCATCGCCGCGATGGCGGGCCCGCAGGCGCTCGTCGGCTGGGTCGTGGCCGCGGTCCTCGTGTTGTGCGACGGGCTGGTGTGGAGCGAGCTCGGCGCGGCGATCCCCGGCAGCGGCGGGTCGTACCACTTCCTGTCGCGGATCTTCGGCGGCACGCGGTGGGGGCGGCTGATCCCGTTCCTGTTCATCTGGCAGTTCGCCGTCTCCGGCACGCTCGAGATGGCCTCGGGGTACATCGGGGCGATCGACTACCTGGCATACATCCGCCCCGACCTGGCCGACTGGCCGATCCCTGGCGGGCCGGCCACGCTGGCAGCCGTCGCGGTCCTCGTGATGACGGCCGTGCTGGCGCGGCCGATCGGCTTTCTCGGGCCGTTGAGCATCGTCCTCGCCATCGGCACGCTCGTCACCGTGTCGGTGGTGATCGTCTCCGGCCTGTTCAACTTCCGCCCCGAACTGATCACCTTCCCCCCCGATGCCTTCCGGCTCGACGGCCGGTTCTTCACCGGCCTGGGGGGCGCGATGCTGATCGCGATCTACGATTACCTCGGCTATTACAACGTCTGCCATCTCGGCGACGAGGTGGTCGAACCGGGGAAGACGATCCCTCGGGCGGTCGTGATCTCGATCGCCGTCGTCGCCACGATCTACCTGTGCATGAACACGGTGATCATCGGGGTCATCCCCTGGCAGCGGGCGATGGCGTCGCAGAACATCGCCGCCGAATTCATGGAGACGATCTACGGCCGGCCGGTGGCGGTGGCGTTCACCCTGCTCATCCTCTGGACGGTGGCCGCCTGCCTGTTCGCGATCCACCTCGGCTACTCGCGCGTCCTCTACGCGGCCGCCCGTGACGGCGACTTCCTCCCGGTCTTCGCCCGGGTCCACCCGGTCCACCGCTACCCGTGGGTGGCGCTGCTCGGCCTCGGGGTGCTGACGGCGGTGTTCTGCTATTGGCCGCTGCCGAGCGTGATCGACGCCGCGGTCACGGTGCGGATCGCGATCCAGTTCATCGGGCAGATCATCGGGCTGCACCTGCTGCGCCGGCAATTGCCGGCCGAGCAGATGCCGTTTCGGATGTGGCTCTATCCGCTGCCGAGCCTCGTCGCCCTGGCGGGCTGGCTGTTCGTGCTCGGCACGTCGAAGGTCGAGGCCATCACCCTCGCGGCGGCCGTGCTGGCATCGGGAGTGGTGGTGTTCTTCGTGCGCGACCAATGGCGCCGGCGGTAA
- a CDS encoding DUF1080 domain-containing protein, with protein sequence MMPRESSFPAPHPRRLVTRGDPGIEPVGYRAGFAPAVPAMYRHPSHRAALRAGIAAALVSGIAMPGPCTRAVVAQVAAGSTASAAADVAAPAAADWTRRGFWQTPEGQPVSDGWQFEDGEVRLVRPHVGGNILSPPLPAHFELHWSWRIEKGVNTGLKYRVRRFPGPIFEDRFLGLEYQIIDTPPGDGSKGSTAAIYDLVEPLRDKVLHPPGEWNTASVIAIGDRIEHHLNGRLVATADLSGPAWETTVALSKFHGSADFGRPGPGDRVMLTDHGGRAIYKDFRFVAHPAPSPSPAPRTGPFLANATRNGWADQSSIVIWTRTTRHPEAVADGPAFVAIGETQAGELARQTDATALERAQLPPGAALDTMTGAVPGAPGQVRLSYYPDHQRLRIRHTDWITTAAERDFTAQWRLEGLDSNHLYRTVVEARTPAGEPAAVTCGTFRTAPRADEAAALVFCVTTCHDYGRRDDGPRGHKIYPAMAALGPAFVVHAGDIEYYDKPDPWAFTLPLMRFKWGRLFALPSNRDLYAHTTSYFLKDDHDTLANDTWPGRTYGAVSFAEGARLFNEEQFPARVPHWATVRWGRDLQIWLLEGRDERSPNPQPDGPEKTILGARQKAWLLESLAASDAPFKLVVSPTPIVGPDRAGKKDNHANDAFAWEGRQLRDAFAKLPGVIVVCGDRHWQYASTDAATGLWEFGCGPGSALHELGWREGDTRPEQRFLRVAAGFLSGEVAGDGPPTLTLRHHSVTGEEQSRFQFPRDFAAASSATPARP encoded by the coding sequence ATGATGCCTCGAGAGTCGTCTTTCCCGGCCCCGCACCCCAGGCGGCTTGTGACGCGGGGTGACCCCGGGATAGAACCCGTTGGATATCGTGCCGGTTTCGCCCCCGCTGTTCCCGCGATGTACCGTCACCCCAGTCATCGTGCCGCCCTGCGGGCCGGCATCGCTGCCGCGCTGGTGAGCGGCATCGCGATGCCTGGGCCATGCACCCGGGCGGTCGTGGCCCAAGTCGCGGCGGGGTCGACGGCGTCGGCGGCGGCCGACGTTGCCGCCCCCGCTGCGGCCGATTGGACGCGGCGCGGATTCTGGCAGACGCCCGAGGGGCAGCCGGTCTCCGACGGCTGGCAGTTCGAAGACGGCGAGGTCCGCCTCGTCCGCCCGCACGTCGGCGGCAACATCCTCTCGCCGCCGCTACCGGCGCACTTCGAGCTCCACTGGTCGTGGCGGATCGAGAAGGGGGTCAACACCGGGCTCAAGTACCGGGTCCGCCGGTTCCCCGGCCCGATCTTCGAGGACCGGTTCCTGGGCCTCGAATACCAGATCATCGACACCCCGCCGGGCGACGGCTCGAAGGGGTCGACCGCGGCGATCTATGACCTCGTCGAGCCGCTGCGCGACAAGGTCCTCCATCCCCCCGGTGAATGGAACACCGCGTCGGTGATCGCGATCGGCGATCGGATCGAGCACCATCTCAACGGCCGGCTCGTCGCCACGGCCGACCTCTCCGGCCCGGCCTGGGAGACCACCGTGGCGTTGAGCAAGTTTCACGGCTCCGCCGATTTCGGCCGCCCCGGACCGGGCGACCGCGTGATGCTCACCGACCACGGCGGCCGGGCCATCTACAAGGACTTCCGGTTCGTGGCCCATCCCGCGCCGTCCCCCTCGCCCGCGCCGCGGACCGGTCCGTTTCTCGCCAACGCCACCCGCAACGGCTGGGCCGACCAGTCGAGCATCGTCATCTGGACGCGCACCACGCGCCATCCGGAGGCGGTCGCCGACGGCCCCGCGTTCGTCGCCATCGGCGAGACGCAGGCCGGCGAACTGGCGCGGCAGACCGACGCCACCGCGCTCGAGCGGGCGCAGCTCCCGCCCGGGGCCGCGCTCGACACGATGACGGGCGCCGTACCGGGGGCACCGGGGCAGGTGCGCCTCTCGTACTACCCCGACCACCAGCGCCTGCGGATCCGCCACACCGACTGGATCACCACCGCGGCCGAGCGCGACTTCACCGCCCAGTGGCGTCTGGAGGGGCTCGACTCCAACCATCTCTACCGCACGGTCGTCGAGGCGCGGACCCCCGCCGGGGAGCCCGCCGCGGTGACATGCGGCACGTTTCGCACCGCTCCCCGGGCCGATGAGGCCGCGGCGCTCGTGTTTTGCGTCACCACCTGCCATGACTACGGCCGCCGCGACGACGGCCCGCGCGGCCACAAGATCTATCCGGCGATGGCGGCGCTCGGGCCGGCGTTCGTCGTCCATGCCGGCGACATCGAGTATTACGACAAACCCGATCCCTGGGCATTCACGCTGCCGCTGATGCGCTTCAAGTGGGGGCGGCTGTTCGCCCTGCCGTCGAATCGCGATTTGTACGCCCACACCACCAGCTACTTCCTCAAGGATGACCACGACACGCTCGCCAACGACACCTGGCCCGGCCGCACCTACGGCGCCGTCTCGTTTGCCGAGGGAGCGCGGCTGTTCAACGAAGAGCAGTTCCCGGCGCGCGTGCCGCACTGGGCCACCGTGCGCTGGGGCCGCGACCTGCAGATCTGGCTCCTCGAGGGGCGCGACGAGCGCAGCCCCAATCCGCAGCCCGACGGTCCGGAGAAGACGATCCTCGGAGCCCGGCAGAAGGCCTGGCTGCTCGAATCACTCGCCGCGTCGGACGCGCCGTTCAAACTCGTCGTCAGCCCGACGCCGATCGTCGGCCCCGACCGGGCGGGGAAGAAAGACAACCATGCCAACGACGCCTTCGCCTGGGAGGGGCGGCAGTTGCGCGACGCGTTCGCCAAACTCCCGGGCGTGATCGTCGTCTGCGGCGACCGCCATTGGCAGTATGCGTCGACCGACGCCGCCACCGGTCTGTGGGAATTCGGCTGCGGGCCGGGCAGCGCCTTGCACGAGCTCGGCTGGCGCGAGGGGGACACGCGCCCGGAGCAGCGCTTCCTCCGTGTCGCCGCCGGGTTTCTCTCCGGCGAGGTCGCCGGCGACGGCCCGCCCACGCTCACACTCCGCCACCACTCCGTCACGGGGGAGGAACAGAGCCGGTTCCAGTTTCCGCGCGACTTCGCTGCCGCAAGCAGCGCTACGCCGGCTCGGCCGTAG